Proteins from one Rhinopithecus roxellana isolate Shanxi Qingling chromosome 18, ASM756505v1, whole genome shotgun sequence genomic window:
- the LOC115894542 gene encoding fatty acid-binding protein 5, translating into MATVQQLEGRWRLVDSKGFDEYMKELGVGIALRKMGAMAKPDCIITCDGKNLTIKTESTLKTTQFSCTLGEKFEETTADGRKTQTVCNFTDGALVQHQEWDGKESTITRKLKDGKLVVDCVMNNVTCTRIYEKVE; encoded by the coding sequence ATGGCCACAGTTCAGCAGCTGGAAGGAAGATGGCGCCTGGTGGATAGCAAAGGCTTTGATGAATACATGAAGGAGCTAGGAGTGGGAATAGCTTTGCGAAAAATGGGCGCAATGGCCAAGCCAGACTGTATCATCACTTGTGATGGCAAAAACCTCACCATAAAAACTGAGAGCACTTTGAAAACAACACAGTTTTCTTGTACTCTGGGAGAGAAATTTGAAGAAACCACAGCTGATGGCAGAAAAACTCAGACTGTCTGCAACTTTACAGATGGTGCATTGGTTCAGCATCAGGAGTGGGATGGGAAGGAAAGCACAATAACAAGAAAATTGAAAGATGGGAAATTAGTGGTGGACTGTGTCATGAACAATGTCACCTGTACTCGGATCtatgaaaaagtagaataa